In Spirochaetota bacterium, a single genomic region encodes these proteins:
- a CDS encoding D-alanine--D-alanine ligase produces the protein MISVQKEKILSYFKGKRIAVLAGGLSDEREVSLRSGKNVFTALKSFPLDVTLIDVQKDIASVLMEKRIDYAYNILHGTYGEDGVMQGILEMLKIGYTGENVLVSSLCMNKTKAKEIWAYYGLATPKFALLDRLQRIDGDTLEFDRISMRFPVVVKPRENGSSVDIFIVKSADEFTKATAALAPKAFFVEEYVKGKEVTVGVLRTDKGPMTLPILGINPKKEFYDYEAKYTHGMTDFEMPAKLSDDAASQVGDLVKAAYDALDCEGVCRTDVIIDERTGKPYLIENNTQPGMTDTSDLPQMAKHAGIAFNDFVLYILGYKAVR, from the coding sequence ATGATCAGCGTACAGAAAGAAAAGATACTATCGTACTTCAAGGGCAAGCGCATCGCCGTGCTTGCGGGCGGGCTTTCGGATGAACGCGAGGTGTCGCTCAGGAGCGGCAAGAACGTCTTTACCGCGCTTAAAAGCTTCCCCCTCGATGTTACGCTCATCGATGTACAGAAGGATATCGCCTCGGTGCTCATGGAAAAGCGCATCGACTATGCGTACAACATTCTCCACGGTACCTACGGCGAGGACGGCGTCATGCAGGGCATACTGGAAATGCTCAAGATCGGTTATACCGGCGAGAACGTGCTCGTAAGCTCGCTCTGCATGAACAAGACCAAGGCGAAGGAGATCTGGGCGTATTACGGACTTGCGACGCCGAAGTTCGCGCTTCTTGACCGATTACAGCGCATCGACGGGGATACGCTCGAATTCGACCGGATATCGATGCGATTCCCCGTGGTCGTGAAACCCAGGGAGAACGGCTCGAGCGTCGATATCTTCATAGTAAAGAGCGCCGATGAGTTCACAAAAGCGACCGCCGCTCTTGCGCCGAAAGCATTCTTCGTGGAAGAGTATGTCAAAGGCAAAGAGGTCACCGTCGGCGTACTCCGCACCGACAAGGGGCCGATGACGCTCCCGATACTGGGCATCAATCCGAAGAAGGAATTCTACGATTACGAAGCGAAATATACCCACGGCATGACCGACTTCGAGATGCCGGCGAAACTTTCCGACGATGCTGCATCGCAGGTCGGTGATCTCGTGAAAGCGGCGTACGATGCGCTTGACTGCGAGGGAGTGTGCCGCACGGACGTTATCATCGACGAGCGGACGGGCAAGCCCTATCTCATCGAGAACAATACACAGCCGGGCATGACGGATACCTCGGACCTCCCGCAGATGGCGAAGCATGCAGGCATCGCGTTCAACGATTTCGTCCTCTATATCCTCGGGTACAAAGCGGTGCGCTGA
- a CDS encoding VCBS repeat-containing protein: MGKRYLLVLVPGIVALSCLPTAEFNNPLDPGFSGVKISTKNIACASPYGISNPCFIKNKRYSIVAPRTYNGAVYSQWRCFSADASTEWSSSPQLNLTFVSGGMKNISIQMKNASLFAGIPSNTVCIPSGGSGVFTEIGTGSLQTGSVSCDALGDIDGDGDLDLIVSGEYVTTYTKIYRNSGGSFSEIFPGTLTGVRSGSLALGDIDGDGDLDLVLTGNNGVINIGKIYRNNGSGSFSEINAGSLATVRDSSIALGDLDADGDLDLILTGFGATHVAKIYRNNGSGQFSEIYPGSIVAVRYSAIALGDIDNDTDLDVIVTGDTGAGYCSKIYLNNGSGSFSEVNSGTLHSVANGEIKLVDVDGDGDLDLILTGDDNGSSPHVGKIYQNNGEGSFSEIYPGSIIGLIGASIAIGDIDGDGDFDIIVNGMDGIFYTKIYRNNSNGSFSEIYPGSLTAAGGGSVLLGDIDGDGDIDAVHRGYTGVSEIAKIYRNGP; encoded by the coding sequence ATGGGGAAACGATATCTTTTGGTTCTTGTGCCCGGCATTGTAGCTCTTTCATGTCTGCCAACCGCAGAGTTCAATAATCCGCTTGACCCGGGTTTTTCCGGTGTTAAAATTTCGACAAAAAACATTGCGTGTGCCTCGCCATATGGGATCTCAAATCCCTGTTTTATCAAAAATAAAAGATACTCCATTGTCGCACCAAGAACCTATAATGGAGCGGTATACTCGCAATGGCGGTGTTTCAGTGCCGATGCCTCAACCGAATGGAGTTCATCCCCGCAGCTCAATTTGACATTTGTCTCTGGAGGGATGAAGAACATATCGATACAAATGAAGAATGCGTCATTGTTCGCCGGTATACCGTCAAATACGGTGTGTATCCCATCCGGGGGGAGCGGTGTGTTCACTGAGATCGGTACGGGTAGCCTTCAGACTGGCAGCGTCAGCTGTGATGCCTTGGGAGATATTGATGGCGACGGAGATCTTGATCTCATTGTCTCCGGTGAATACGTGACAACGTACACAAAGATTTACAGGAACAGCGGAGGCAGCTTTTCCGAGATTTTTCCTGGTACATTAACTGGGGTGAGATCAGGGTCGCTTGCATTGGGCGATATCGACGGTGATGGCGACCTCGACTTGGTGCTGACAGGGAATAATGGGGTCATTAATATCGGAAAAATATACCGAAATAACGGGAGCGGATCATTTTCCGAGATCAATGCCGGCTCTCTTGCCACGGTAAGGGACAGTTCAATCGCCCTCGGCGATCTTGATGCTGACGGAGATCTCGATCTTATACTCACCGGTTTTGGGGCGACGCATGTCGCGAAAATATACAGGAACAATGGGAGTGGCCAATTCAGTGAGATATACCCGGGATCGATCGTTGCAGTAAGATATAGTGCGATCGCGCTTGGCGATATTGATAATGATACAGACCTTGATGTTATCGTGACGGGAGATACCGGTGCCGGATACTGCTCGAAGATATATCTGAACAATGGGTCAGGTTCTTTTTCCGAGGTCAACAGCGGGACATTGCATAGCGTAGCCAACGGGGAGATAAAACTGGTCGATGTTGACGGGGACGGCGATCTTGATCTGATACTTACCGGCGATGACAACGGGTCAAGTCCGCATGTTGGGAAAATTTATCAGAACAACGGCGAAGGGTCTTTTTCAGAAATCTATCCCGGGTCTATTATTGGGCTGATTGGAGCATCGATCGCAATTGGTGATATCGACGGGGATGGAGATTTTGACATAATCGTTAACGGCATGGACGGGATCTTCTATACAAAGATATACAGGAACAACAGCAACGGGAGCTTTTCTGAAATATATCCCGGATCCCTTACCGCCGCCGGCGGCGGATCAGTATTGCTCGGCGATATTGATGGCGACGGCGATATTGATGCAGTCCATCGGGGTTACACCGGTGTGAGCGAAATCGCAAAGATTTACCGAAACGGCCCATAA
- the trpD gene encoding anthranilate phosphoribosyltransferase codes for MTVREALSRVIDGHDLARSEMRAVTNDIASGAVSDMLIAAFLTALRMKGETIEEITAAAEIMREKVIRIPSSAPHLVDTCGTGGDKSGTFNISTAAALLASAAGAVVAKHGNRSVSSQCGSADVLTALGIKIDITPEKMASVLASTGFSFLFAPLLHPSMKYVMPSRRELGVRTVFNVLGPLTNPAGSVHQLLGVYSDTLVKPITETLKNLGSKRAFVVHGKDGLDEITLTGASYVGEIDHGETRYYEVTPEQFGFTHVHAGELTGGSPEKNRDILMTIFEGVDSPRKDIAVLNAAFALTASGAAADIPTAITRIEESIASGAAMKKYRAIVAATNG; via the coding sequence ATGACGGTCCGCGAAGCACTTTCACGCGTGATAGACGGGCATGACCTTGCCCGAAGCGAGATGCGTGCCGTGACGAACGATATCGCATCGGGGGCGGTAAGCGATATGCTTATAGCCGCTTTCCTCACGGCGCTTCGCATGAAAGGCGAAACGATAGAAGAGATAACCGCGGCGGCGGAGATAATGCGCGAGAAAGTGATACGCATCCCTTCAAGCGCACCGCATCTCGTGGATACCTGCGGCACCGGCGGTGATAAGAGCGGCACGTTCAACATATCGACAGCAGCGGCCCTCCTCGCGTCAGCGGCGGGCGCCGTCGTCGCCAAGCACGGCAATCGCAGCGTGTCGTCACAATGCGGGAGCGCCGATGTGCTCACTGCGCTCGGCATAAAGATAGATATCACACCGGAAAAAATGGCATCCGTCCTTGCATCGACAGGCTTTTCCTTCCTCTTCGCACCGCTCCTTCATCCATCGATGAAGTATGTTATGCCCTCCCGCAGGGAATTGGGCGTACGCACCGTGTTCAACGTGCTCGGTCCCCTGACCAATCCCGCGGGGAGCGTGCATCAGCTCCTCGGTGTCTATTCCGATACACTCGTCAAACCGATAACCGAGACGCTTAAGAATCTCGGGAGCAAACGCGCCTTCGTCGTGCACGGCAAGGACGGGCTCGACGAGATAACGCTCACCGGCGCTTCCTATGTCGGCGAGATCGATCATGGGGAAACGCGGTATTACGAAGTGACACCGGAGCAGTTCGGCTTCACCCATGTGCATGCCGGGGAATTGACCGGCGGAAGCCCGGAGAAGAACCGCGATATTCTCATGACAATATTCGAAGGCGTGGATTCACCGCGGAAGGACATCGCCGTCCTCAATGCGGCCTTTGCGCTTACCGCTTCCGGCGCTGCAGCGGATATACCGACGGCGATAACGCGCATCGAGGAAAGCATCGCGTCGGGCGCGGCGATGAAGAAGTACCGCGCCATCGTCGCGGCAACGAACGGCTGA
- a CDS encoding helix-turn-helix domain-containing protein: MASLTRYALKAGTFRFTIGKTRVTEDFHEHTHAYTELVVILGGTGRHIIDGNSYFVTSGDVYVFRGSASHGFTDVDALDMCNIGFEPAVLAPVDGVLRTLPGYQALFLLGPSSRSGSDFSCRLRLSLADRSSAERMIDRMIAEARKKEDGYEAALTALFTEFIVFLSRRYGKTTAASTEDVHRLAMAMSFLEREFRSDIRLNELAKRAGLSERQFLRAFRSHYQTTPIDYLLKLRVMHASRLLSSDAPITDIAYESGFSDSNYFTRQFKRVMGVSPREFRVRSTAI; this comes from the coding sequence ATGGCATCGCTCACCCGCTATGCGCTCAAGGCCGGCACGTTCCGGTTCACCATCGGAAAGACGCGCGTCACTGAGGACTTTCACGAACACACGCATGCCTACACAGAACTGGTCGTTATCCTGGGTGGAACCGGGCGCCACATCATCGACGGCAATTCTTATTTTGTGACCTCCGGCGATGTATACGTGTTCCGCGGGAGCGCAAGCCATGGCTTCACCGATGTCGATGCGCTCGACATGTGCAATATCGGTTTTGAACCGGCCGTGCTCGCCCCGGTGGATGGTGTGCTCAGAACGCTTCCCGGGTATCAGGCATTATTCCTCCTCGGCCCATCATCCCGCAGCGGGAGCGATTTCTCCTGCCGCTTGCGCCTTTCACTCGCCGACCGATCATCCGCTGAGCGCATGATCGATCGTATGATCGCCGAGGCGCGGAAGAAGGAGGATGGTTATGAGGCGGCGCTTACCGCACTTTTTACCGAGTTCATTGTTTTTCTCTCACGCCGATACGGAAAGACCACGGCGGCTTCCACTGAGGATGTGCATCGTCTCGCGATGGCGATGAGCTTTCTCGAACGCGAATTCCGTTCCGACATCCGTTTGAACGAATTGGCAAAACGCGCAGGACTTTCCGAGCGGCAGTTCCTGCGCGCGTTCCGGAGCCATTATCAGACGACGCCGATCGATTATCTTCTGAAGCTGCGCGTTATGCACGCTTCAAGGCTTCTGTCTTCGGATGCACCGATAACCGACATTGCGTATGAAAGCGGTTTTTCCGACAGTAATTATTTCACACGGCAGTTCAAGCGCGTCATGGGTGTGAGCCCGAGGGAATTCCGGGTGCGCAGCACTGCGATATGA
- the aroA gene encoding 3-phosphoshikimate 1-carboxyvinyltransferase — MSTNDIPITRVENVDASVRIPGSKSYTNRALAIAALARGTSNLSNVLVSDDTTFMMRALEKLGLWMSFNNDKLSVSGGDGHFPGYVGEIYVQNAGTAMRFLVSMLTLGQGTYFITGNERMMQRPIGDLVRAVKSMGVNIKARDNEFPPVMIEGGKLPGGKVTMRGTVSSQFISSVLLSAPYAQKPVTLAIDGDLVSRPYVDMTIDLMAQFGVTVEHDRYRSFTVPNENGYSAHDYVIEPDASNASYFFAIPAVAGGRVRVEGISAATKQGDIRFVDILEQMGCTVERGADYIEVRYDRTKKLRGVDVNMADMPDVAQTLAVVALAAEGPTTVHGVENMRVKETNRIDAVANELKMIGADVTTYTDGFTVVPKENYRGIKVATYDDHRMAMAFSLAGLFIDGIEITNSQCVSKTFPDFFSVFRSVCKKG, encoded by the coding sequence ATGTCAACGAACGATATTCCGATAACACGCGTTGAGAATGTTGATGCATCCGTCCGCATTCCGGGTTCAAAAAGCTATACGAACCGCGCGCTTGCCATAGCGGCACTCGCCCGCGGCACGTCGAACCTTTCCAATGTGCTCGTGAGCGACGATACGACGTTCATGATGCGCGCACTTGAGAAGCTCGGGCTTTGGATGAGCTTTAACAACGACAAACTTTCGGTGAGCGGCGGCGACGGCCATTTCCCCGGCTATGTCGGCGAAATATACGTACAGAACGCGGGGACCGCCATGCGCTTCCTCGTTTCCATGCTCACGCTCGGCCAAGGCACGTATTTCATCACCGGCAATGAGCGCATGATGCAGCGGCCCATCGGCGACCTCGTGCGCGCGGTGAAATCGATGGGCGTGAACATCAAGGCCCGCGATAATGAATTCCCGCCGGTCATGATAGAGGGAGGGAAGCTCCCCGGCGGCAAGGTCACCATGCGCGGCACGGTGAGCAGTCAATTCATATCATCGGTGCTCTTAAGCGCACCGTATGCACAGAAGCCCGTAACGCTTGCCATCGACGGGGATCTCGTGAGCAGACCCTATGTCGATATGACCATCGATCTCATGGCGCAGTTCGGCGTGACCGTGGAGCACGACCGCTACCGTTCGTTCACGGTGCCCAATGAGAACGGGTACAGTGCACACGATTACGTGATCGAACCCGACGCTTCCAACGCATCGTATTTCTTCGCCATACCGGCGGTGGCCGGCGGCCGCGTGCGCGTGGAAGGCATATCAGCGGCGACGAAGCAGGGCGATATCCGTTTCGTCGACATACTCGAACAAATGGGATGTACCGTCGAACGCGGTGCGGACTACATCGAAGTGCGGTACGACCGGACAAAAAAGCTCCGCGGTGTGGATGTGAACATGGCCGACATGCCCGATGTTGCCCAGACACTCGCGGTGGTAGCGCTTGCCGCCGAGGGACCGACGACGGTGCACGGTGTCGAGAACATGCGCGTGAAAGAGACCAACCGCATCGATGCGGTGGCCAATGAACTCAAGATGATCGGCGCGGATGTGACGACGTACACGGATGGTTTTACCGTCGTACCGAAAGAGAATTATCGCGGCATAAAGGTCGCCACCTATGACGATCACCGCATGGCCATGGCGTTCTCGCTCGCCGGTCTTTTCATCGACGGTATCGAGATAACCAATTCACAATGCGTGAGCAAGACATTCCCCGACTTTTTCAGCGTGTTCCGCTCGGTCTGCAAAAAGGGATGA
- a CDS encoding fibronectin type III domain-containing protein, with amino-acid sequence MKIVVLFLTALSFILADDYIIGGANGFGDIHASNNIRFSVNTQGTLSAKLAPQHAILSMDADMLLQFNNTFDDAARRYSAVASGPCRFEPGIADASLRFLTKKASVAITVPEGVFLSERRRIGDFTIEFRLNPARIEPYAEVFSRVGAFLENGEVKKQGLRAVLKNGRLAWEFIGLFRDGNIAKDIALEKGTFLPTGEWHHHSISYDVSRGRIVKYIDGLEDEIAYASRDGTEMSAMLTGYFSPRAEHNAVIGGFTGAIDEVMIRTSANRHYALHRVTKNIGELISRVKDLGVEDSFIRGISVRHSAPGGADVRLYYRVSSRYFLPENTSIPWSYVPNESRFADVRGRYLQLKVALASDTEGKHSPSVDAIVVSCEPDEVPLVPTGLVATAGNTRVTLRWDAVPDRDIAGYKIYYGNESGYYDGERSPIIARGRMTNFTVSDLVNDELYYFRISAFHTVGPMHESETSAEVYARPKPFLAAR; translated from the coding sequence ATGAAGATCGTTGTCCTATTTCTCACCGCGCTATCGTTCATCCTTGCCGACGACTATATCATCGGCGGAGCGAACGGCTTCGGTGATATCCACGCATCCAATAACATCCGCTTTTCCGTCAACACCCAGGGTACGCTCTCCGCAAAGCTCGCCCCGCAGCATGCGATCCTGTCAATGGATGCGGACATGCTCCTGCAATTCAACAACACCTTCGATGACGCAGCGCGCCGATACAGCGCCGTTGCATCCGGGCCGTGCCGTTTCGAGCCGGGCATCGCCGACGCTTCACTTCGTTTCCTTACAAAGAAGGCATCCGTTGCGATAACGGTACCGGAAGGCGTTTTCCTTTCCGAGCGGCGGCGCATCGGCGATTTCACCATCGAGTTCAGGCTCAATCCAGCGCGCATAGAGCCGTATGCCGAGGTGTTCTCACGCGTCGGAGCGTTCCTCGAGAACGGAGAGGTGAAAAAACAGGGGCTGCGTGCCGTGCTCAAGAACGGCCGGCTTGCGTGGGAGTTCATCGGCCTGTTCCGGGACGGGAATATCGCGAAGGATATCGCGCTTGAGAAAGGGACCTTTCTCCCGACGGGCGAATGGCATCATCACAGCATAAGCTACGATGTGTCGCGCGGACGCATCGTGAAATATATCGACGGCCTTGAGGATGAAATAGCCTATGCAAGCCGCGACGGCACTGAAATGAGCGCGATGCTCACGGGTTATTTCTCGCCGCGTGCCGAGCATAATGCCGTCATCGGCGGATTCACCGGCGCCATCGATGAAGTGATGATACGCACGAGCGCCAATCGTCATTATGCCCTTCATCGCGTTACGAAGAACATCGGCGAGCTCATATCGCGCGTGAAGGACCTGGGCGTCGAAGATTCGTTCATACGCGGCATATCGGTACGCCATAGCGCGCCGGGCGGGGCCGATGTGCGTCTGTACTACCGCGTAAGCAGCCGTTATTTCCTCCCGGAGAACACATCGATACCGTGGTCATACGTGCCCAACGAATCGCGCTTTGCCGATGTGCGCGGGAGATATCTGCAGCTGAAAGTCGCGCTCGCATCCGATACCGAGGGGAAGCATTCCCCTTCCGTTGATGCCATCGTCGTATCATGCGAGCCCGATGAAGTGCCGCTGGTGCCCACCGGGCTTGTCGCGACCGCGGGGAATACACGCGTCACCCTCCGCTGGGATGCGGTGCCGGACCGTGATATTGCCGGTTATAAGATCTATTACGGCAATGAGAGCGGATACTATGACGGTGAACGCTCTCCCATCATCGCACGCGGACGCATGACGAATTTCACGGTAAGTGATCTTGTCAATGATGAGCTCTACTATTTCCGCATAAGCGCCTTCCACACTGTCGGACCAATGCATGAGAGCGAGACCTCAGCCGAGGTGTACGCCCGCCCGAAACCATTCCTCGCCGCCCGTTGA
- a CDS encoding BamA/TamA family outer membrane protein, which translates to MRNVVIITLSIALVFPSLSAQTNAVTNSVFTNIQQTNTWNIRESWLWGKPFLNIFCLPIGFVSYDYADSFQDKAHGPNDYFYRGLPVPPKVISTNETNRVLVPHSLYTPSTGLSLGSEYFDMALFGIPQRLKLHFNVSQYTKDIAGEYLLPEIARLPWLLALQAYYVTYDTQVSDVTNYGEGRYPSYTTSDFGASARTGLYFFGSMSIDIGASISLYQYQQSEMQYASTNGAQYIPIASRLTVYKQEGDTFRWESPWYFSFAPEFNFTYDTRNNYMYPNNGMKLGLDVALSFGAYSHVSINAQFMWAIPIWSTSIHIRSQFMTVLPNPFVQSLSNYYPDSIAAAFNVRGWSVLEYESFGFLVEDLINGHNYMISSGNNMFLLSFEYNIPLITDVLGTYCFLDSGQTIFDPGMIATIGDLRQMRFSVGLGLRLLMPFFPFDVALVKKFIFNGSGFFDPADETGPYFLGRVASFLDWPFLGRGWKLIFSITRAF; encoded by the coding sequence ATGCGGAATGTTGTTATAATTACACTGTCGATCGCACTTGTCTTCCCCTCGCTTTCGGCGCAAACGAATGCGGTTACCAATTCAGTTTTTACGAATATTCAACAGACGAACACATGGAACATACGCGAATCGTGGCTGTGGGGCAAACCGTTCCTCAATATATTCTGTCTGCCCATAGGGTTCGTGAGCTATGATTATGCGGATTCATTCCAGGACAAAGCGCATGGCCCGAATGACTATTTTTATCGCGGGCTGCCGGTCCCGCCGAAAGTGATAAGTACGAATGAAACGAATCGAGTGCTTGTGCCGCATTCCCTTTATACGCCATCCACCGGGCTTTCACTCGGTTCTGAGTATTTTGACATGGCATTGTTCGGCATACCGCAGCGGCTGAAACTGCATTTTAATGTCTCCCAATACACGAAGGATATTGCGGGAGAATATTTGCTGCCGGAGATCGCTCGTTTGCCTTGGCTCCTTGCGCTGCAGGCATATTATGTGACATACGACACACAGGTTAGCGACGTGACCAATTACGGAGAGGGCAGGTACCCCTCGTACACTACCAGCGATTTCGGAGCGAGTGCAAGAACAGGACTATATTTCTTTGGCAGCATGTCTATCGATATCGGAGCGTCCATATCGCTGTATCAATACCAGCAGTCTGAAATGCAATATGCATCGACGAATGGGGCGCAATACATACCGATAGCATCGCGGCTTACGGTGTATAAACAAGAGGGGGACACATTCCGCTGGGAGTCGCCGTGGTATTTTTCATTCGCCCCGGAATTCAATTTCACCTATGATACACGCAATAATTACATGTACCCGAACAATGGTATGAAGCTCGGGCTGGATGTTGCGCTGTCGTTCGGGGCGTACAGTCATGTGAGCATTAATGCACAGTTCATGTGGGCGATCCCGATCTGGTCGACATCGATACACATCCGATCTCAATTCATGACAGTGCTTCCCAATCCGTTCGTGCAAAGTCTCAGCAATTACTATCCGGACAGTATCGCTGCTGCGTTCAATGTCCGCGGATGGTCGGTCCTTGAGTATGAAAGTTTCGGGTTCTTGGTGGAAGATCTTATTAACGGGCATAATTACATGATATCATCCGGTAATAATATGTTCCTTCTTTCATTTGAATACAATATTCCCCTCATTACCGATGTGCTCGGTACATACTGCTTTCTTGATTCTGGGCAGACGATCTTCGACCCGGGAATGATCGCTACCATTGGTGATCTTCGGCAGATGCGTTTCTCGGTCGGTCTCGGTTTACGGCTTCTCATGCCTTTCTTCCCGTTCGATGTTGCATTGGTAAAGAAATTCATATTCAATGGAAGCGGATTTTTCGATCCTGCGGATGAAACAGGGCCGTATTTCCTTGGGAGAGTCGCATCATTCCTTGACTGGCCTTTCCTTGGAAGGGGATGGAAGCTTATCTTTTCGATAACCCGCGCATTTTAA
- a CDS encoding mannitol-1-phosphate 5-dehydrogenase — MGMLVQFGAGNIGRSFIGQLFSRGGYEVVFVDINKPVIDAMNERREYRLIVKRNEIPDETVLIKNVRGILASDADAVAEALSHARIAATAVGQNALTHILPTIAKGLVLRMERNGGPLDIILAENIRNGAAFVRKSLAAMLPSSFDLDSIGLVETSIGKMVPLMREEDMRVDPLWVFAEEYNNLIVDTRAFRNPIPDIPGIAPKENMAAYVDRKLFIHNLGHAAAAYAGFAEDPSRTLIWQVLELPNVATHVRSAMQESAQALMKEYPGEFTEKALADHIDDLIMRFRNKALGDTVFRVGRDLKRKLGKDDRLIGALLLAVKHNIDCPATIKTVHDAMRFRAKDERGEFFPADKVIIENEFPKGIRSVLMSMSGLSEADKNEKRVLDLAEK, encoded by the coding sequence ATGGGAATGCTCGTTCAGTTCGGCGCAGGGAATATCGGGAGATCGTTCATCGGACAATTGTTCTCCCGCGGGGGATATGAGGTCGTCTTCGTCGATATCAACAAACCCGTCATCGATGCGATGAATGAGCGGCGCGAATACCGGCTCATCGTCAAGCGCAATGAAATACCCGACGAGACGGTACTGATAAAGAACGTGCGCGGCATTCTTGCAAGCGACGCGGATGCTGTCGCAGAAGCATTGTCGCATGCACGCATCGCGGCTACCGCCGTCGGACAGAACGCGCTCACCCATATACTGCCGACCATTGCAAAGGGACTCGTGCTCCGCATGGAACGCAATGGCGGGCCGCTCGATATCATACTCGCGGAAAATATCCGCAACGGCGCGGCATTCGTACGCAAAAGCCTTGCAGCGATGCTCCCGTCATCGTTCGACCTCGACAGCATCGGCCTTGTCGAGACGAGCATAGGCAAAATGGTGCCGCTCATGCGCGAAGAGGATATGCGCGTGGACCCGCTCTGGGTGTTCGCCGAAGAGTACAATAATCTCATCGTCGATACGCGCGCGTTCAGGAACCCCATCCCCGATATACCCGGCATCGCCCCCAAAGAGAACATGGCGGCGTATGTCGATAGAAAACTTTTCATACATAATCTCGGTCATGCAGCCGCAGCATATGCCGGTTTCGCGGAAGATCCCTCGCGGACGCTCATCTGGCAGGTGCTGGAGTTACCGAACGTGGCTACGCACGTGCGTTCCGCCATGCAAGAAAGCGCGCAGGCGCTCATGAAAGAGTATCCCGGTGAGTTCACCGAGAAAGCGCTTGCCGATCATATCGACGACCTCATCATGCGTTTCCGCAACAAAGCCCTCGGCGATACGGTGTTCCGCGTCGGCCGCGATCTGAAACGTAAGCTCGGCAAGGACGACCGCCTCATCGGCGCGCTCCTTCTTGCGGTGAAGCACAACATCGACTGCCCCGCGACAATAAAGACCGTGCATGATGCGATGCGTTTCCGCGCGAAGGATGAACGCGGCGAATTCTTCCCGGCGGACAAGGTCATCATCGAAAATGAATTCCCGAAGGGAATACGATCGGTGCTCATGTCGATGAGCGGTCTATCCGAGGCCGACAAGAATGAAAAGCGGGTGCTGGATCTGGCTGAGAAATAA
- the smpB gene encoding SsrA-binding protein SmpB produces the protein MAKQSGRMDIARNKKAYFDYEILDKYEAGIMLAGTEVKSLRKGSVVMKDSYAVFKGDELFLVNMHIAPYDFGNINNHDPDRSRKLLLHRAELKKLLGKVNERGLTIVPLNLYFLNNHVKVEIGLVRGKKLHDKRDTIKKRDMDRDMEREMRKR, from the coding sequence ATGGCGAAGCAGAGCGGCCGCATGGATATAGCCCGCAACAAGAAAGCCTATTTCGATTACGAGATACTCGATAAATATGAGGCGGGTATCATGCTCGCGGGTACGGAAGTAAAATCGCTCCGCAAGGGGAGCGTGGTGATGAAGGACTCCTATGCGGTGTTCAAGGGCGATGAGCTGTTTCTCGTCAATATGCATATCGCGCCGTACGATTTCGGCAATATCAATAATCATGACCCGGACCGCTCACGGAAACTCCTCCTCCATCGCGCCGAGCTCAAGAAGCTCCTCGGCAAGGTGAATGAACGGGGACTTACGATAGTGCCGCTCAATCTCTATTTCCTCAACAATCACGTGAAGGTCGAGATAGGGCTTGTGCGCGGCAAGAAACTCCACGATAAACGCGATACGATAAAAAAGCGCGATATGGACAGGGATATGGAACGGGAGATGAGGAAGCGTTAA